From Luteolibacter yonseiensis, the proteins below share one genomic window:
- a CDS encoding DUF1003 domain-containing protein encodes MENESSAAISTAPAVGKKHHFRFHARHLHLAPTFGNDWFALKAEAFARFFGTPTFLVGQTVIVGAWIILNTTGVVKFDIYPFILLNLAFSLQAAYAAPLILLAQTRQADRDKAHADADAQHREDLAAASEQREKLASAQTATLLELVRQNTELTAITKTLSERIEVLTAEVHQRITENSAN; translated from the coding sequence ATGGAAAACGAATCCTCCGCCGCCATTTCCACCGCTCCGGCAGTTGGTAAAAAGCACCATTTCCGCTTTCACGCGCGCCACCTCCACCTTGCCCCCACTTTCGGAAACGACTGGTTCGCGCTCAAGGCGGAAGCCTTCGCGCGTTTTTTCGGCACCCCCACCTTCCTCGTCGGGCAGACGGTCATCGTCGGGGCATGGATCATCCTGAATACCACGGGAGTGGTGAAATTCGACATCTACCCGTTCATCCTGCTCAATCTCGCGTTCAGTCTCCAGGCCGCCTACGCCGCTCCGCTGATCCTGCTCGCCCAGACGCGCCAGGCGGACCGGGACAAGGCCCATGCCGATGCCGACGCCCAGCACCGCGAAGACCTGGCCGCCGCCAGCGAACAGCGGGAAAAACTCGCCTCCGCCCAGACGGCCACCCTTCTGGAGCTCGTCCGCCAGAACACCGAACTGACCGCCATCACCAAGACGCTGAGTGAACGGATCGAAGTCCTCACCGCCGAAGTCCACCAGCGCATCACGGAAAATTCAGCAAACTGA
- a CDS encoding very short patch repair endonuclease produces MADVFTPEKRSEVMAKIRGHDTRPELILRSLLHRHGYRFTIRGPKNKLLPGRPDLVLPKHQTVIFVHGCYWHGHEHCRHFRIPKSRSDWWTLKIDGNRARDLRVEKQLRALGWHVVTIWECALKTAAARSWLEKRLPKLLG; encoded by the coding sequence ATGGCCGACGTCTTCACTCCGGAAAAACGGTCCGAAGTCATGGCGAAAATCCGCGGCCATGACACCAGGCCCGAACTCATCCTGCGCTCCCTGCTGCACCGCCATGGCTACCGGTTCACCATCCGTGGCCCGAAAAACAAACTGCTGCCGGGCCGTCCGGATCTCGTCCTGCCGAAGCACCAGACCGTCATTTTCGTCCACGGCTGCTACTGGCACGGCCATGAGCACTGCAGACATTTCCGCATCCCCAAATCCCGCAGCGACTGGTGGACCCTCAAGATCGATGGCAACCGCGCCCGGGACCTCCGGGTGGAGAAGCAGCTCCGGGCCCTCGGCTGGCATGTCGTCACCATCTGGGAGTGCGCCCTGAAAACCGCCGCCGCGCGGAGCTGGTTGGAAAAGCGGTTGCCGAAGCTTCTGGGGTGA
- a CDS encoding ABC transporter ATP-binding protein yields the protein MSSTQSPIPVSTGVVFQARGVRKVYHTGELDVVALHSVDIDLNAGELVCLLGASGSGKSTLLNILGGLDVPSSGDLIYKGWPLDGSEENTLTLFRRNCVGFVFQFYNLIPSLTARENVALITGISRNPMTPEEALEMVGLSGRMDHFPSQLSGGEQQRVAIARAIAKRPEVLLCDEPTGALDVTTGIAVLEAVERINRELGTLTVIITHNAAMADMADRVLHLSDGKIVKSYRNDVRLPAAELKW from the coding sequence ATGAGTTCCACCCAGTCTCCAATCCCGGTTTCCACCGGAGTCGTCTTCCAAGCCCGTGGTGTCCGCAAAGTGTATCACACCGGTGAACTCGACGTGGTGGCCCTCCACAGCGTGGACATCGACCTGAACGCCGGCGAACTCGTCTGCCTGTTAGGCGCGTCCGGCAGTGGAAAATCAACCCTCCTGAACATCCTTGGCGGATTGGATGTGCCCAGCTCGGGCGACCTCATTTACAAGGGTTGGCCGCTGGATGGATCGGAGGAGAACACGCTCACCCTCTTCCGCCGGAACTGTGTCGGCTTCGTCTTCCAGTTCTACAATCTCATCCCCAGCCTGACCGCCCGGGAAAATGTCGCCCTCATCACGGGGATTTCCCGCAATCCGATGACACCGGAGGAAGCGCTGGAAATGGTCGGCCTCAGCGGACGGATGGACCACTTCCCTTCCCAGCTCTCCGGCGGCGAGCAGCAGCGTGTCGCCATCGCCCGCGCCATCGCGAAACGCCCGGAGGTCCTGCTCTGCGACGAACCCACAGGGGCGTTGGACGTGACCACCGGCATCGCCGTGCTGGAGGCTGTCGAACGCATCAACCGCGAGCTCGGCACCCTCACCGTCATCATCACCCACAACGCCGCCATGGCGGATATGGCGGACCGGGTGCTCCACCTGTCGGATGGGAAGATCGTCAAATCCTACCGCAACGACGTCCGCCTGCCCGCAGCCGAACTGAAATGGTAA
- a CDS encoding ABC transporter permease — MISPLDRKLLRDLGKMKGQIIAVSLVMACGLAMMIMTRSLIMTLESTRSAYYQKYAMADVFANLKRAPLSVAERLATLPGVATVEPRVAVEVTLDLPGLSEPATGHIISLPEDGGPQKLNRLFLRTGRFPRSDERREVVLGESFADANGLKTGDSLVAVINGRRETLKICGIGLSPEYVFEARAGETLPNHKRFSVIWMNYRALAVAYNLDGAFNNVVMDLAPGASPQPIIEEMDRILAPYGAGGAYLRKEQASAQRLDDELRVLTSLSVAYPLVFLSVAAFMVNAVLARIVRLQREQIAQMKALGYSSGQVGGHYLKFVLVIGILGTVIGGIAGRFLGSGLVDMYTMFFRFPSLVFKMDYSAMGLALCISLGASVLGVLTVVWQAVKLPPAEAMRPEPPADFKPSLFERVGLTRFFSPVFRMALRNIERRPWQAVFTAAGLALATGLMVLPGAMADSIDYLLTFQWNKQQRQDVAVFLTEPGSGRGFHDLEHLPGVIRAEPIRSVQARLKFGHRHRKLSVTGIDKTADLNRLLDDQGNAIKMPEDGLIMSAMLAKIIGARIGDEVEVEVLEGRRPTLHIPIRGLVTDFAGVAAYMDISALRRLMKEGDTVNGAYLALDHKRWDEFMRELKDTPAAAVVMVKRDQLAAFRDTTGKSIGIIRKLYFVLATIVAFGVVYNSARIALSERSRELATLRVVGFSLAEVRGVLVGELAILVLLALPFGLLFGRGLALFIMSSFSTETVRLPIVINSSTYSIAILVVLTASVMSFALVSRMIAKLDMVGVLKARD; from the coding sequence ATGATCTCCCCACTCGACCGCAAGCTGCTGCGCGATCTCGGCAAGATGAAAGGCCAGATCATCGCGGTCAGCCTCGTCATGGCCTGCGGTCTCGCGATGATGATCATGACGCGGAGCCTCATCATGACTCTGGAGAGCACGCGCTCCGCCTATTACCAGAAATACGCGATGGCGGACGTCTTCGCCAATCTGAAGCGCGCGCCGCTCTCCGTCGCCGAACGGCTGGCCACCCTGCCGGGAGTCGCCACGGTGGAACCGCGGGTCGCCGTGGAAGTGACGCTCGATCTGCCCGGCCTCTCGGAACCCGCCACCGGCCACATCATTTCCCTGCCTGAGGACGGCGGCCCGCAGAAGCTCAACCGCCTATTCCTGCGCACGGGCAGGTTCCCCCGCTCGGACGAACGGCGGGAGGTCGTGCTCGGCGAATCATTCGCCGATGCCAACGGCCTGAAAACGGGCGACTCCCTCGTCGCCGTCATCAACGGCCGCCGCGAAACGCTGAAGATCTGCGGCATCGGACTTTCCCCCGAATACGTTTTCGAGGCACGGGCCGGGGAAACGCTGCCGAACCACAAGCGCTTCAGCGTCATCTGGATGAACTACCGCGCGCTCGCCGTGGCCTACAACCTGGACGGCGCGTTCAACAATGTGGTCATGGACCTCGCACCCGGCGCCTCTCCCCAGCCGATCATCGAGGAAATGGACCGCATCCTCGCGCCCTACGGCGCGGGCGGAGCCTACCTCCGCAAGGAACAGGCCTCGGCCCAGCGTCTGGATGACGAACTGCGGGTGCTCACATCCCTCTCGGTCGCCTATCCGCTGGTTTTCCTCAGCGTCGCCGCCTTCATGGTGAACGCGGTGCTCGCGCGCATCGTGCGGCTCCAGCGTGAACAGATCGCCCAGATGAAGGCGCTGGGCTACTCGTCCGGCCAGGTCGGCGGGCACTATCTGAAGTTCGTGCTGGTCATCGGCATACTCGGAACCGTCATCGGCGGAATCGCCGGGCGATTCCTGGGTAGCGGCCTGGTGGACATGTACACCATGTTCTTCCGTTTCCCCTCGCTGGTCTTCAAGATGGATTACAGCGCGATGGGCCTCGCGCTGTGCATCAGCCTCGGAGCATCCGTGCTTGGCGTCCTGACCGTCGTCTGGCAGGCGGTGAAACTCCCGCCCGCCGAAGCCATGCGCCCGGAGCCTCCCGCCGATTTCAAGCCCTCCCTCTTCGAACGCGTGGGCCTCACCCGTTTCTTCAGTCCTGTTTTCCGCATGGCCCTGCGGAACATCGAGCGCCGTCCATGGCAGGCGGTTTTCACCGCCGCCGGTCTCGCACTGGCCACCGGCCTCATGGTCCTGCCGGGTGCCATGGCGGACAGCATCGACTACCTGCTCACCTTCCAGTGGAACAAACAACAGCGCCAGGACGTCGCCGTTTTCCTGACCGAACCCGGCTCCGGCCGTGGCTTCCATGACCTGGAGCACCTGCCGGGTGTGATCCGCGCCGAGCCGATCCGCAGCGTGCAGGCCCGCCTGAAATTCGGCCACCGCCACCGGAAACTCTCCGTCACCGGCATCGACAAGACCGCGGATCTGAACCGCCTGCTGGATGACCAGGGGAATGCCATCAAGATGCCGGAGGACGGGCTCATCATGTCCGCCATGCTCGCGAAAATCATCGGTGCGCGCATCGGCGACGAAGTGGAGGTGGAGGTCCTGGAAGGACGGCGCCCCACCCTTCACATCCCCATTCGTGGCCTCGTCACCGACTTCGCCGGGGTCGCCGCCTACATGGACATTTCCGCGCTGCGGCGGTTGATGAAGGAAGGTGACACGGTGAACGGCGCCTATCTCGCGCTGGACCACAAGCGCTGGGACGAGTTCATGCGCGAGCTCAAGGACACGCCCGCCGCCGCGGTGGTGATGGTGAAACGCGACCAGCTCGCGGCCTTCCGCGACACCACCGGTAAAAGCATCGGCATCATCCGGAAGCTTTATTTCGTCCTGGCCACCATCGTCGCCTTCGGTGTGGTTTACAACAGCGCCCGCATCGCCCTTTCCGAAAGAAGCCGTGAGCTTGCCACTCTGCGTGTCGTGGGTTTTTCGCTGGCGGAAGTCCGTGGCGTGCTCGTTGGAGAACTGGCGATCCTCGTCCTGCTGGCCCTGCCCTTCGGGCTGTTGTTCGGGCGCGGACTGGCGCTTTTCATCATGTCCTCCTTCAGCACGGAGACCGTGCGCCTGCCCATCGTCATCAATTCGTCCACCTATTCCATCGCCATCCTCGTCGTGCTCACCGCTTCGGTCATGTCATTCGCGCTCGTCAGCCGGATGATCGCGAAACTCGACATGGTCGGGGTCCTGAAAGCCCGCGACTGA